The genomic window AAGAAATGCTCCAACCGGTGCAAGATAATTTGGATGAGTTAAAACATAAGCTAGGGGCAATTGCTGTCAATATCGAACAATTGGAAATTTCCAGCGAGCAAATTCAAGTAGAGCAAATCCGGGAAAAGCTGTCAAATCTGGCAGTTCGTTAGCGAAAAATGTTTTTAGGGTGGGGTTAAGAAAATCCAGCCATTTTCTACTCTAGCGATCGCTCCTCCAAAAAAAGGATCGGTTTGGGTGTGATTGGGGGCGTAAACCAGGGCGATTAATTTCTCAATTTGCTCGAAGTTAGGACTGCGATTTAGGAGTTGAAAAAGCCATTGACGTAAAACTCGGCGTTGTAGGGCTAGAGGTGAAGCTTGCAGCACTTGACAGTTTAGTTTTAGTGGTTCTGTGGGATGACAAGCGGCTTGGGCGTGCAACTGTTGGGCGGTAAATTCTAAATACTCTACTTCAGAATGCAATAATTCAGCAGTTTGAGCTAAAGCCGTTTCTACTTGGGGATTAAAGTTGTATAAGTAGGGCAATAATTCGTGGCGAATCCGGTTGCGGGCATATTTCAAATCTTGATTTGTGCTATCTTCCCAGACAGGCAACTGCATAGCTTGACAAAATTGAGCAGTGGCGGCTCTTTGAACTTGGAGTAAAGGGCGAATTAATTGGAGTCCAGAATCGAGGGAACGCTGCCAAGTAAGCGCCTGTAGGCCATCGGCTCCGCTACCACGAATTAAATTGTAAAGCAGTGTTTCAGCGCGATCGCTGCTTGTATGTCCCGTCACAATGTAGTGGTAATCGTTGGCTGTCGCAATTTCCCTTAAAGCCTCGTAGCGCCATAATCTTGCCGCAGCTTCGCTCTGTAAGGAACGGTCTGTTATCGCTCCGTAATAGGGGATTGACCAAGCACTAGCCAGGGTTTCGACATGGAGGGCATTAGCCTCGCAATCGGTGCGAGTGCGATGATTGCAATGGGCGATCGCCAGCTTCCAGCGCCATTTAGGTTGCAAGTCTAGTAAAAGTTTGATTAAGCATAAAGAATCTTGCCCCCCGGAGACGGCAATTAGTAAGCGCTGATTTTTGGGTAGTAGCTGGCGCAACTTCAATGTGCGGTGCAATTGGGCATGGAGCGGTGTCCAGAGGGGCAAGTCGCTCATGATTTTAAAATTGAACTGGTAATACTAAGCCGACACCAACAGCTAAATCATTATCGGCTCGGACTCGCAGAGTTTCAAAAGGTGACGAGCCTACGCGGTTGGTTAAATAAGCCTCTAGTTGGGGAGGGTTTTCCGAAACCCCAAATAAACCTGATGGTTGCCAACGTAAACCCACAGTCCAAGGAACAGCGTTTTCTAGAGTGTCCCCGGTAAAAGCATTCCCGTCACTTGTCAGGTTAATTCCGGCTTCGGCGATCGCATCTAATTGGCTACTTACCGCTACCGAGCCGCCCAAATTAAACCCAGCAATTTGTAACCCATTGCGTTGCACAAATCCCAAGGTAGGAGTCAACCAAACGGCACTACCGCCGCTAAATTGATAATGTAGGGGCGCTGAAAGAGTAATGATAAATAATTCGCCGTCTCCTTCATTACTAAACGCAAACCCACCCTTATCGAGTCCTCTTTGCTCGAACTCATTACGATTGTTTTCGATGAGGTTGATTAGCACGTTATTCGAGCGAGCCAGGGTAGCGACACCACTTAAAGTAAAAGGATCGCCATCCGCTTGATGGAGAAATCTAATTTTGCCGCTAAAACCAAATTCCGATTCGTCGATAATTCCCGAAACGTAGTCAAGAAAAATCCCAAATTCTAGGTCGTCTAATAGTCCATAGCGCAAAGCAGCCAATATACCTTGACTTCCTCCCGCAAGATTGAGGACAGCTTGCCCATTTGCCACCGTACCGCCATCTAAAAAGGCAAATCCGGCGCTACTGCTAGGGGGTGGCTCTTGGGTTTCTCCAAAACTTTGAGCGTAGCTGCGATTCGCCCCCGTAACTCCCGGTAAAAATGTTACGCCCA from Synechocystis sp. PCC 7509 includes these protein-coding regions:
- the tilS gene encoding tRNA lysidine(34) synthetase TilS; translated protein: MSDLPLWTPLHAQLHRTLKLRQLLPKNQRLLIAVSGGQDSLCLIKLLLDLQPKWRWKLAIAHCNHRTRTDCEANALHVETLASAWSIPYYGAITDRSLQSEAAARLWRYEALREIATANDYHYIVTGHTSSDRAETLLYNLIRGSGADGLQALTWQRSLDSGLQLIRPLLQVQRAATAQFCQAMQLPVWEDSTNQDLKYARNRIRHELLPYLYNFNPQVETALAQTAELLHSEVEYLEFTAQQLHAQAACHPTEPLKLNCQVLQASPLALQRRVLRQWLFQLLNRSPNFEQIEKLIALVYAPNHTQTDPFFGGAIARVENGWIFLTPP